In Fusarium verticillioides 7600 chromosome 4, whole genome shotgun sequence, the following proteins share a genomic window:
- a CDS encoding T-complex protein 1 subunit zeta — protein sequence MSAAQLLNPKAESRRRGEALKVNISAGEGLQDVLKSNLGPLGTIKMLVDGAGQIKLTKDGNVLLREMQIQNPTAVMIARAATAQDDICGDGTTSVVMLVGELLKQADRYISEGLHPRIITDGFEVAKVEALKFLDSFKLAKEVDRELLLNVARTSLATKLNSTLAAKLTPDIVDAVLAIYQAPAKPDLHMVEIMKMQHRTAADTRLIRGLALDHGARHPDMPKRLENCYILTLNVSLEYEKTEINSSFFYSSAEQRDKLVESERRFVDAKLKKIVELKKELCGNDSTKNFVVINQKGIDPLSLDVLAKNNILALRRAKRRNMERLQLVCGGVAQNSVDDLSEDVLGWAGLVYEQTLGEEKFTFVEEVKDPKSVTLMIKGPNAHTIAQVTDAVRDGLRSVYNMIVDKSVVPGAGAFQVACASHLKSDAFGKSVKGKAKWGVEAFADALLIIPKTLAANAGLDIQDALADLQDEYADGNVVGLNLETGEPMDPELEGVFDSYRVLRNCIASSSSIASNLLLCDELLKARQMGRAGGPGPGMDGPNDHM from the exons ATGTCGGCAGCACAACTCCTCAACCCCAAGGCCGAGTCCCGA AGGAGGGGCGAAGCTCTGAAGGTCAACATTAGCGCTGGTGAAGGCCTACAGGATGTTCTGAAGTCCAACCTGGGCCCTCTGGGAACCATCAAGAT GCTTGTTGACGGTGCGGGACAG ATCAAGCtgaccaaggatggaaaCGTTCTCCTCCGAGAGATGCAAATACAAAACCCTACCGCCGTTATGATTGCTCGAGCAGCGACCGCTCAGGACGATATTTGCGGTGACGGAACCACCTCGGTGGTCATGTTGGTtggcgagcttctcaagcaagCAGACCGATATATCTCTGAAGGACTGCACCCTCGTATCATCACTGATGGTTTTGAGGttgccaaggttgaggctCTTAAG TTCCTCGACTCTTTCAAACTCGCCAAGGAGGTAGACCGAGAACTCCTCCTCAATGTCGCCCGAACATCGCTcgccaccaagctcaactcgACTTTGGCCGCCAAGCTTACCCCCGATATTGTCGATGCCGTTCTTGCTATTTACCAGGCTCCCGCGAAGCCCGATTTGCACATGGTGGAGATTATGAAGATGCAGCACCGAACAGCCGCCGACACTCGGTTGATTCGTGGACTGGCCCTTGATCACGGTGCTCGTCACCCTGATATGCCTAAGCGACTCGAGAACTGCTACATTCTGACCCTCAACGTCAGCCTGGAGTATGAGAAGACTGAGATTAACTCTAGCTTCTTTTACTCTAGCGCTGAGCAGCGTGATAAGCTTGTTGAGAGTGAGCGTCGATTCGTcgatgccaagctcaagaagattgtagagctcaagaaggagctttGCGGTAAcgacagcaccaagaacTTTGTTGTTATCAACCAGAAGGGTATCGAtcctctttctcttgacgttcttgccaagaacaaTATTCTGGCTCTCCGACGGGCTAAGCGAAGGAACATGGAACGTCTTCAGCTTGTTTGCGGCGGTGTTGCTCAAAACAGTGTTGACGACTTGTCTGAGGATGTtctgggctgggctggcctTGTCTATGAGCAGACACTTGGCGAGGAGAAGTTCACCTTCgttgaggaggtcaaggaccCCAAGTCCGTTACTCTGATGATCAAGGGCCCCAACGCCCACACCATTGCTCAAGTGACAGATGCTGTCCGAGATGGTCTGCGAAGTGTTTACAACATGATTGTCGACAAATCTGTTGTTCCTGGGGCTGGTGCCTTCCAGGTTGCCTGTGCTTCTCACCTCAAGAGCGATGCCTTTGGCAAGTctgtcaagggcaaggctaAGTGGGGTGTTGAGGCATTCGCTGACGCTCTTCTTATTATTCCCAAGACTCTGGCTGCCAACGCCGGCCTTGACATCCAGGATGCTC TTGCGGACTTGCAGGATGAGTATGCTGACGGCAATGTCGTTGGCCTTAACCTCGAAACCGGTGAACCTATGGACCCTGAGCTGGAGGGTGTCTTTGACTCCTACCGAGTTCTGCGAAATTGCAtcgcctccagctccagtaTCGCATCTAACCTCCTTCTATGTGACGAGTTGTTGAAGGCTCGACAGATGGGTAGAGCAGGCGGACCTGGGCCTGGCATGGATGGACCTAATGATCACATGTAG
- a CDS encoding T-complex protein 1 subunit zeta, whose translation MQIQNPTAVMIARAATAQDDICGDGTTSVVMLVGELLKQADRYISEGLHPRIITDGFEVAKVEALKFLDSFKLAKEVDRELLLNVARTSLATKLNSTLAAKLTPDIVDAVLAIYQAPAKPDLHMVEIMKMQHRTAADTRLIRGLALDHGARHPDMPKRLENCYILTLNVSLEYEKTEINSSFFYSSAEQRDKLVESERRFVDAKLKKIVELKKELCGNDSTKNFVVINQKGIDPLSLDVLAKNNILALRRAKRRNMERLQLVCGGVAQNSVDDLSEDVLGWAGLVYEQTLGEEKFTFVEEVKDPKSVTLMIKGPNAHTIAQVTDAVRDGLRSVYNMIVDKSVVPGAGAFQVACASHLKSDAFGKSVKGKAKWGVEAFADALLIIPKTLAANAGLDIQDALADLQDEYADGNVVGLNLETGEPMDPELEGVFDSYRVLRNCIASSSSIASNLLLCDELLKARQMGRAGGPGPGMDGPNDHM comes from the exons ATGCAAATACAAAACCCTACCGCCGTTATGATTGCTCGAGCAGCGACCGCTCAGGACGATATTTGCGGTGACGGAACCACCTCGGTGGTCATGTTGGTtggcgagcttctcaagcaagCAGACCGATATATCTCTGAAGGACTGCACCCTCGTATCATCACTGATGGTTTTGAGGttgccaaggttgaggctCTTAAG TTCCTCGACTCTTTCAAACTCGCCAAGGAGGTAGACCGAGAACTCCTCCTCAATGTCGCCCGAACATCGCTcgccaccaagctcaactcgACTTTGGCCGCCAAGCTTACCCCCGATATTGTCGATGCCGTTCTTGCTATTTACCAGGCTCCCGCGAAGCCCGATTTGCACATGGTGGAGATTATGAAGATGCAGCACCGAACAGCCGCCGACACTCGGTTGATTCGTGGACTGGCCCTTGATCACGGTGCTCGTCACCCTGATATGCCTAAGCGACTCGAGAACTGCTACATTCTGACCCTCAACGTCAGCCTGGAGTATGAGAAGACTGAGATTAACTCTAGCTTCTTTTACTCTAGCGCTGAGCAGCGTGATAAGCTTGTTGAGAGTGAGCGTCGATTCGTcgatgccaagctcaagaagattgtagagctcaagaaggagctttGCGGTAAcgacagcaccaagaacTTTGTTGTTATCAACCAGAAGGGTATCGAtcctctttctcttgacgttcttgccaagaacaaTATTCTGGCTCTCCGACGGGCTAAGCGAAGGAACATGGAACGTCTTCAGCTTGTTTGCGGCGGTGTTGCTCAAAACAGTGTTGACGACTTGTCTGAGGATGTtctgggctgggctggcctTGTCTATGAGCAGACACTTGGCGAGGAGAAGTTCACCTTCgttgaggaggtcaaggaccCCAAGTCCGTTACTCTGATGATCAAGGGCCCCAACGCCCACACCATTGCTCAAGTGACAGATGCTGTCCGAGATGGTCTGCGAAGTGTTTACAACATGATTGTCGACAAATCTGTTGTTCCTGGGGCTGGTGCCTTCCAGGTTGCCTGTGCTTCTCACCTCAAGAGCGATGCCTTTGGCAAGTctgtcaagggcaaggctaAGTGGGGTGTTGAGGCATTCGCTGACGCTCTTCTTATTATTCCCAAGACTCTGGCTGCCAACGCCGGCCTTGACATCCAGGATGCTC TTGCGGACTTGCAGGATGAGTATGCTGACGGCAATGTCGTTGGCCTTAACCTCGAAACCGGTGAACCTATGGACCCTGAGCTGGAGGGTGTCTTTGACTCCTACCGAGTTCTGCGAAATTGCAtcgcctccagctccagtaTCGCATCTAACCTCCTTCTATGTGACGAGTTGTTGAAGGCTCGACAGATGGGTAGAGCAGGCGGACCTGGGCCTGGCATGGATGGACCTAATGATCACATGTAG
- a CDS encoding eukaryotic translation initiation factor 3 subunit K — protein MNGEDPPERPSEITAIINGLERYNPEAVGALETYLQDQCEQKFTDCNANRTLLKLYQLNPDRIKDEVITNVLVKTMTQFPSAQFSLALHLINPSAAVTGDLGEAITKLRSLNGQLEGAQYSRFWADLDDDMVADLIADIPDFEDVVRHRIALLVSQAFRELQITHLESWLGLNEDATKKFVTEVCGWTVESDGSVKVPSNPDNEAKKAEIREDVNVEQFSRVIRRSWEDTV, from the exons ATGAACGGTGAAGATCCGCCTGAGAGGCCCAGCGAGATCAcggccatcatcaacggaCTCGAGCGATACAACCCCGAGGCTGTCGGCGCCCTTGAGACCTATCTCCAAGACCAATGCGAGCAGAAGTTCACTGACTGCAATGCCAACCGAACGCTGCTGAAACT ATACCAGCTCAACCCCGACCgtatcaaggatgaggtgaTCACCAACGTCTTGGTCAAGACAATGACCCAGTTCCCCTCGGCACAGTTCTCTCTCGCTCTCCACCTCATCAACCCCTCCGCTGCTGTCACTGGTGACCTCGGCGAAGCTATCACTAAGCTCCGATCCCTCAACGGTCAGCTCGAGGGTGCTCAGTACTCCCGTTTCTGGGCcgatctcgacgacgacATGGTTGCCGATTTGATTGCCGACATTCCTGACTTTGAGGACGTCGTTCGACACAGGATCGCCCTTCTCGTCTCACAGGCTTTCCGTGAGCTCCAGATCACCCATCTCGAGTCATGGCTCGGTCTCAACGAGGACGCCACCAAGAAGTTTGTTACCGAGGTTTGTGGTTGGACTGTCGAGAGTGACGGCAGCGTCAAGGTTCCCTCAAACCCTGacaacgaggccaagaaggctgagatccgTGAGGACGTCAACGTCGAGCAGTTCTCCAGGGTAATCCGACGGTCGTGGGAGGACACTGTTTGA
- a CDS encoding DNA ligase 1, with the protein MPSPTKKRKLNNGIKSSTPARGLEYFFSKQKQNDTESSKKSKAEENAEGTSIDATTQLTDEELARKLQAEWDQEVAKKPQNTLQAQTLELTSKHNGSVSRDESPSPAGLKPKLPVILPTALSKPGILTSIKPTLSLQAAGMAEDTTTTSIPLDESPLMFDPSEYLDQLKEHWASEGGNASYALLTRCFILINGTTSRIKIVDTLVNCLRVLIEGDPASLLPAVWLATNAISPPYISMELGLGGSAISKALRNVCGLDNRALKAIYDKYGDAGDVAFEAKKKQSFTLRKPKPLTIKGVYEILVKIASSQGQGSSETKQRLVDRLLQDARGGEESRFIVRTLSQHLRIGAVKTTMLIALSRAFLLSRPPGADFPLKSACFARRPNYNDLVPVLLEIGISEELLIRCGLTMHIPLRPMLGSITRDLSEMLTKLQGRDFACEFKYDGQRAQIHCDESGKVSIFSRHLEVMTDKYPDLVELIPKIRGEGVDSFIMEGEVVAVDRETGELKNFQTLTNRARKEVDIGSITVDVCMFAFDLMYLNGQPLLDRPFRERRELLRSLFTEIPHHFTWVQSLDATSADSESVLEFFKAATDIKCEGIMVKILDNLPTVPYTEEADDDGPDGTNKLLTPISKSKGKGKARGKNDEKGETKTKTRRKPLLATYEPDKRLDSWLKVKKDYNSSFDTLDLIPVAGWHGQGRKAKWWSPILMACRNEETGSLEAVCKCMSGFTDAFYKANRQFYDDGEESGEPKNTRTKQPAFVEYSGPRPDIWFEPQEVWEMAFADITLSPTYTAAIGLVSNERGLSLRFPRFMKKREDKSLEEASTNDFLAGLWRKQEAKTETTKSETGVEAEEAEADD; encoded by the exons ATGCCCAGTCCGACCAAGAAACGGAAGCTCAACAACGgcatcaaatcatcaacaccagcccGTGGTCTTGAGTACTTCTTTTCAAAGCAAAAGCAGAATGACACAGAGTCAAGTAAAAAGTCAAAGGCAGAAGAAAATGCTGAAGGTACATCAATTGATGCTACTACACAATTAACAGATGAAGAATTAGCTAGGAAGCTTCAGGCAGAATGGGACCAGGAAGTTGCAAAGAAGCCACAGAACACACTACAGGCACAGACACTTGAGCTCACGAGCAAACACAATGGGTCAGTCTCTCGAGATGAAAGTCCTAGTCCTGCAGGCCTAAAGCCGAAGCTTCCAGTCATTCTCCCAACGGCTCTCAGCAAGCCTGGCATACTCACGTCTATAAAACCTACTCTCAGTCTTCAGGCAGCAGGCATGGCTGAAGATACGACTACCACATCAATACCTCTCGATGAATCCCCCCTAATGTTCGACCCGTCTGAGTATCTGGACCAACTAAAGGAGCACTGGGCATCTGAAGGCGGCAATGCGTCATATGCCCTTCTCACACGCTGCTTtattctcatcaacggcaCTACGAGCCGGATTAAGATTGTAGATACCCTCGTAAACTGTTTAAGAGTTCTTATTGAGGGAGACCCAGCGAGCCTACTACCAGCT GTATGGCTGGCAACAAATGCGATTTCACCTCCTTATATCTCCATGGAACTCGGACTGGGTGGCTCAGCGATATCAAAAGCATTGCGCAACGTTTGTGGACTAGACAACCGAGCTTTAAAGGCCATTTACGACAAATATGGAGATGCGGGGGATGTGGCctttgaagccaagaaaaagCAGAGCTTCACTCTCAGAAAACCAAAACCTCTCACGATCAAGGGCGTCTATGAAATTTTGGTGAAGATTGCCAGCAGTCAAGGGCAGGGTAGTTCCGAAACGAAGCAAAGACTGGTGGACCGATTACTGCAGGACGCTCGGGGTGGTGAAGAGAGTCGATTCATCGTGCGGACACTTTCTCAGCAT TTGCGTATTGGTGCTGTAAAAACAACGATGCTGATTGCTTTATCACGGGCCTTTTTGCTCTCACGCCCACCAGGGGCTGACTTTCCTCTAAAATCG GCCTGCTTTGCGAGACGCCCGAACTACAACGACCTTGTGCCTGTTCTCCTAGAAATTGGGATTTCTGAGGAACTGCTAATACGATGTGGTCTCACCATGCATATACCGCTACGACCTATGCTCGGAAGCATCACCAGAGACTTGTCTGAGATGCTCACAAAACTACAGGGCCGAGACTTTGCGTGCGAGTTCAAGTACGACGGACAGAGAGCTCAAATACATTGCGATGAGAGTGGGAaagtcagcatcttctcgcGCCACTTGGAGGTCATGACAGACAAATATCCTGACTTGGTTGAGCTGATACCTAAGATACGCGGAGAGGGCgttgatagcttcatcatggaaggTGAAGTTGTCGCAGTTGATCGTGAAACCGGCGAGCTCAAAAATTTCCAAACGCTCACAAACCGAGCGAGAAAAGAAGTCGACATAGGAAGTATCACTGTGGACGTTTGCATGTTTGCGTTCGACTTGATGTATTTGAACGGGCAGCCATTGCTAGATCGACCCTTTCGAGAACGAAGAGAACTTCTACGATCCCTATTTACAGAAATACCGCATCACTTTACTTGGGTACAGAGTCTTGATGCTACATCTGCGGACTCCGAATCTGTTCTCGAGTTTTTCAAGGCTGCCACGGATATCAAATGCGAGGGTATCATGGTAAAAATCTTGGATAATTTACCCACAGTGCCATACACAGAAGAggcagacgatgatgggCCAGATGGGACCAACAAATTACTTACACCAATATCCAAGTccaaaggaaaaggaaaagcGAGAGGAAAGAATGATGAAAAGGGGGAGACCAAAACGAAAACAAGACGCAAACCTTTACTGGCTACCTACGAGCCAGACAAGCGACTTGATTCCtggctcaaagtcaagaaagaTTATAACTCGAGCTTCGATACTCTCGACCTTATTCCTGTCGCCGGGTGGCATGGGCAAGGGCGTAAGGCGAAATGGTGGTCACCTATTCTCATGGCCTGCCGCAACGAAGAGACAGGGTCCCTGGAGGCAGTATGTAAATGCATGTCTGGATTCACGGACGCATTCTACAAGGCCAATCGACAATTTTATGACGATGGCGAAGAGAGTGGCGAACCCAAGAACACCAGAACTAAGCAGCCCGCCTTTGTCGAATATTCAGGCCCAAGACCAGATATCTGGTTTGAACCACAAGAAGTGTGGGAAATGGCATTTGCAGATATTACATTGAGTCCGACTTATACTGCAGCGATTGGTCTCGTGAGTAATGAGAGAGGACTGAGTTTGAGATTTCCAAGATTTATGAAGAAACGGGAGGACAAGAGTCTTGAAGAGGCGAGCACCAACGATTTCTTGGCTGGCCTTTGGCGAAAACAAGAAGCCAAAACGGAAACCACAAAGAGTGAGACAGGGGTAGAAgcagaagaggcagaagccgATGATTGA
- a CDS encoding DNA ligase 1, which produces MPSPTKKRKLNNGIKSSTPARGLEYFFSKQKQNDTESSKKSKAEENAEGTSIDATTQLTDEELARKLQAEWDQEVAKKPQNTLQAQTLELTSKHNGSVSRDESPSPAGLKPKLPVILPTALSKPGILTSIKPTLSLQAAGMAEDTTTTSIPLDESPLMFDPSEYLDQLKEHWASEGGNASYALLTRCFILINGTTSRIKIVDTLVNCLRVLIEGDPASLLPAVWLATNAISPPYISMELGLGGSAISKALRNVCGLDNRALKAIYDKYGDAGDVAFEAKKKQSFTLRKPKPLTIKGVYEILVKIASSQGQGSSETKQRLVDRLLQDARGGEESRFIVRTLSQHLRIGAVKTTMLIALSRAFLLSRPPGADFPLKSVSDLAKLKKEDLAETWARAEEIVKACFARRPNYNDLVPVLLEIGISEELLIRCGLTMHIPLRPMLGSITRDLSEMLTKLQGRDFACEFKYDGQRAQIHCDESGKVSIFSRHLEVMTDKYPDLVELIPKIRGEGVDSFIMEGEVVAVDRETGELKNFQTLTNRARKEVDIGSITVDVCMFAFDLMYLNGQPLLDRPFRERRELLRSLFTEIPHHFTWVQSLDATSADSESVLEFFKAATDIKCEGIMVKILDNLPTVPYTEEADDDGPDGTNKLLTPISKSKGKGKARGKNDEKGETKTKTRRKPLLATYEPDKRLDSWLKVKKDYNSSFDTLDLIPVAGWHGQGRKAKWWSPILMACRNEETGSLEAVCKCMSGFTDAFYKANRQFYDDGEESGEPKNTRTKQPAFVEYSGPRPDIWFEPQEVWEMAFADITLSPTYTAAIGLVSNERGLSLRFPRFMKKREDKSLEEASTNDFLAGLWRKQEAKTETTKSETGVEAEEAEADD; this is translated from the exons ATGCCCAGTCCGACCAAGAAACGGAAGCTCAACAACGgcatcaaatcatcaacaccagcccGTGGTCTTGAGTACTTCTTTTCAAAGCAAAAGCAGAATGACACAGAGTCAAGTAAAAAGTCAAAGGCAGAAGAAAATGCTGAAGGTACATCAATTGATGCTACTACACAATTAACAGATGAAGAATTAGCTAGGAAGCTTCAGGCAGAATGGGACCAGGAAGTTGCAAAGAAGCCACAGAACACACTACAGGCACAGACACTTGAGCTCACGAGCAAACACAATGGGTCAGTCTCTCGAGATGAAAGTCCTAGTCCTGCAGGCCTAAAGCCGAAGCTTCCAGTCATTCTCCCAACGGCTCTCAGCAAGCCTGGCATACTCACGTCTATAAAACCTACTCTCAGTCTTCAGGCAGCAGGCATGGCTGAAGATACGACTACCACATCAATACCTCTCGATGAATCCCCCCTAATGTTCGACCCGTCTGAGTATCTGGACCAACTAAAGGAGCACTGGGCATCTGAAGGCGGCAATGCGTCATATGCCCTTCTCACACGCTGCTTtattctcatcaacggcaCTACGAGCCGGATTAAGATTGTAGATACCCTCGTAAACTGTTTAAGAGTTCTTATTGAGGGAGACCCAGCGAGCCTACTACCAGCT GTATGGCTGGCAACAAATGCGATTTCACCTCCTTATATCTCCATGGAACTCGGACTGGGTGGCTCAGCGATATCAAAAGCATTGCGCAACGTTTGTGGACTAGACAACCGAGCTTTAAAGGCCATTTACGACAAATATGGAGATGCGGGGGATGTGGCctttgaagccaagaaaaagCAGAGCTTCACTCTCAGAAAACCAAAACCTCTCACGATCAAGGGCGTCTATGAAATTTTGGTGAAGATTGCCAGCAGTCAAGGGCAGGGTAGTTCCGAAACGAAGCAAAGACTGGTGGACCGATTACTGCAGGACGCTCGGGGTGGTGAAGAGAGTCGATTCATCGTGCGGACACTTTCTCAGCAT TTGCGTATTGGTGCTGTAAAAACAACGATGCTGATTGCTTTATCACGGGCCTTTTTGCTCTCACGCCCACCAGGGGCTGACTTTCCTCTAAAATCGGTATCTGATCTTGCAAAGCTCAAAAAAGAAGATTTGGCTGAAACTTGGGCGCGGGCTGAGGAGATAGTTAAGGCCTGCTTTGCGAGACGCCCGAACTACAACGACCTTGTGCCTGTTCTCCTAGAAATTGGGATTTCTGAGGAACTGCTAATACGATGTGGTCTCACCATGCATATACCGCTACGACCTATGCTCGGAAGCATCACCAGAGACTTGTCTGAGATGCTCACAAAACTACAGGGCCGAGACTTTGCGTGCGAGTTCAAGTACGACGGACAGAGAGCTCAAATACATTGCGATGAGAGTGGGAaagtcagcatcttctcgcGCCACTTGGAGGTCATGACAGACAAATATCCTGACTTGGTTGAGCTGATACCTAAGATACGCGGAGAGGGCgttgatagcttcatcatggaaggTGAAGTTGTCGCAGTTGATCGTGAAACCGGCGAGCTCAAAAATTTCCAAACGCTCACAAACCGAGCGAGAAAAGAAGTCGACATAGGAAGTATCACTGTGGACGTTTGCATGTTTGCGTTCGACTTGATGTATTTGAACGGGCAGCCATTGCTAGATCGACCCTTTCGAGAACGAAGAGAACTTCTACGATCCCTATTTACAGAAATACCGCATCACTTTACTTGGGTACAGAGTCTTGATGCTACATCTGCGGACTCCGAATCTGTTCTCGAGTTTTTCAAGGCTGCCACGGATATCAAATGCGAGGGTATCATGGTAAAAATCTTGGATAATTTACCCACAGTGCCATACACAGAAGAggcagacgatgatgggCCAGATGGGACCAACAAATTACTTACACCAATATCCAAGTccaaaggaaaaggaaaagcGAGAGGAAAGAATGATGAAAAGGGGGAGACCAAAACGAAAACAAGACGCAAACCTTTACTGGCTACCTACGAGCCAGACAAGCGACTTGATTCCtggctcaaagtcaagaaagaTTATAACTCGAGCTTCGATACTCTCGACCTTATTCCTGTCGCCGGGTGGCATGGGCAAGGGCGTAAGGCGAAATGGTGGTCACCTATTCTCATGGCCTGCCGCAACGAAGAGACAGGGTCCCTGGAGGCAGTATGTAAATGCATGTCTGGATTCACGGACGCATTCTACAAGGCCAATCGACAATTTTATGACGATGGCGAAGAGAGTGGCGAACCCAAGAACACCAGAACTAAGCAGCCCGCCTTTGTCGAATATTCAGGCCCAAGACCAGATATCTGGTTTGAACCACAAGAAGTGTGGGAAATGGCATTTGCAGATATTACATTGAGTCCGACTTATACTGCAGCGATTGGTCTCGTGAGTAATGAGAGAGGACTGAGTTTGAGATTTCCAAGATTTATGAAGAAACGGGAGGACAAGAGTCTTGAAGAGGCGAGCACCAACGATTTCTTGGCTGGCCTTTGGCGAAAACAAGAAGCCAAAACGGAAACCACAAAGAGTGAGACAGGGGTAGAAgcagaagaggcagaagccgATGATTGA